In Bacillus cytotoxicus NVH 391-98, the following are encoded in one genomic region:
- the spoIIM gene encoding stage II sporulation protein M, translating to MLRKTWQDRVIAHLQENSSLYIFVSVLLLMGVVFGAILVNSLQVNQKQDLSFYLSRFFGQVSKGEFALASEMFRESYVSQLKYIGFIWILGISIIGLPLIFILLFLKGVVIGFTVGFLVSQHGWNGLLLAFVSVLPQNLIIIPAFLIMTTIAASFSLRMIKHQFIRKINEPLLPLLIRYTCFFLIIGAVLAIASSIEAYASPILMKEVVEVINKK from the coding sequence ATGTTGCGAAAAACTTGGCAAGATCGTGTAATAGCTCATCTACAAGAAAACTCATCGCTTTATATATTTGTTTCAGTGTTACTATTGATGGGCGTGGTGTTTGGAGCAATACTTGTAAATAGCTTACAGGTGAATCAAAAGCAAGATTTATCATTTTACTTAAGTCGTTTTTTTGGACAAGTCTCAAAAGGGGAATTTGCACTTGCGAGTGAAATGTTTCGTGAGAGTTACGTTTCCCAATTGAAATATATTGGATTTATTTGGATACTAGGAATTTCTATTATTGGGTTACCACTTATTTTTATTTTATTATTTTTAAAAGGAGTCGTGATTGGGTTTACAGTTGGTTTTTTAGTAAGTCAACATGGCTGGAACGGACTATTATTAGCCTTTGTCTCCGTTTTACCGCAAAATTTAATTATTATTCCAGCATTTCTTATCATGACAACGATTGCTGCTAGTTTTTCCTTACGTATGATTAAGCATCAATTTATTCGAAAGATCAACGAGCCACTATTACCGTTATTAATTCGTTATACTTGTTTTTTTCTTATTATTGGGGCTGTACTAGCAATCGCTTCCAGTATTGAAGCATATGCGTCACCAATACTTATGAAAGAAGTCGTTGAA
- a CDS encoding GNAT family N-acetyltransferase: MKPLLLDFPTLFQTERLQVRKPFPGDGSEVYEAIQASLEDLQPWIPVTIDTEDKAEEIVREAHGQFLLRETLAFHLYDKASSTFIGALTLQPENWDIPKFSLHFWLHSAYTKQGYMTEAVKGAVQFAFDKLGARRLEIRCDATNANACAVAERLEFILEGTHENDFLAPDGTLHDTRVYAKIN; the protein is encoded by the coding sequence TTGAAACCATTATTATTAGATTTTCCAACATTATTTCAGACGGAGCGTTTACAAGTACGCAAGCCATTTCCAGGCGACGGATCCGAGGTCTATGAAGCAATTCAAGCTTCTTTAGAAGATTTGCAACCGTGGATTCCCGTTACAATCGACACCGAAGACAAGGCTGAAGAAATCGTCCGAGAAGCTCACGGACAATTTCTACTTCGTGAAACATTAGCCTTTCACTTATATGATAAAGCCTCTAGTACTTTTATCGGAGCTCTTACTCTTCAGCCAGAAAACTGGGATATTCCAAAGTTTTCGCTTCATTTCTGGTTACATAGCGCTTATACAAAACAAGGATATATGACAGAAGCTGTGAAAGGCGCTGTTCAATTCGCATTTGATAAACTTGGCGCTAGAAGACTTGAAATTCGCTGCGATGCAACAAATGCAAATGCATGTGCTGTAGCAGAGCGACTTGAGTTTATTTTAGAAGGTACACATGAAAATGATTTTCTCGCTCCAGACGGTACATTACATGATACACGCGTCTATGCGAAAATCAACTAA
- a CDS encoding NUDIX domain-containing protein, with protein sequence MSNLAERTVATEPIFDGKVIKVRVDEVVLPNGEMSKREIVNHPGAVAIIAITDEGKIVLVEQYRKALEKEIVEIPAGKLEPGEKPEVTAVRELEEETGYVCEKMEFVTSFYTSPGFADEILYVYKATGLKRKEDKAALDEDEFVELMEVSLEEAISLMKSQRIHDAKTMFAVQYLQLQK encoded by the coding sequence GTGAGTAATCTTGCAGAAAGAACGGTTGCAACGGAACCCATTTTTGATGGGAAAGTTATTAAAGTTCGCGTTGATGAAGTAGTATTGCCAAATGGCGAAATGAGTAAACGTGAGATTGTCAATCATCCTGGAGCGGTTGCGATTATTGCAATAACGGACGAAGGAAAAATCGTTCTTGTTGAGCAATATCGTAAAGCGCTAGAGAAAGAGATTGTGGAGATTCCTGCTGGAAAATTGGAGCCAGGAGAGAAACCTGAAGTAACGGCTGTTCGTGAATTGGAAGAAGAAACTGGATATGTATGTGAAAAAATGGAATTTGTTACATCCTTTTATACATCGCCAGGTTTTGCCGACGAAATTTTGTATGTATATAAAGCAACAGGGTTAAAAAGAAAAGAAGATAAAGCGGCTTTAGATGAAGATGAATTTGTAGAGCTTATGGAAGTATCATTAGAAGAAGCGATTTCACTTATGAAAAGTCAACGTATTCATGATGCAAAGACAATGTTTGCTGTGCAATATTTACAATTACAAAAATAA
- the mciZ gene encoding Z-ring formation inhibitor MciZ — MKIYILPNRVTLVGKAWQIRNKLKQYGKEYETVQDWITKTKR, encoded by the coding sequence ATGAAAATATACATTTTGCCTAATCGAGTCACATTAGTCGGTAAAGCTTGGCAAATTCGCAATAAATTAAAGCAATACGGAAAAGAATACGAAACGGTACAAGATTGGATTACGAAAACAAAAAGGTAA
- a CDS encoding aldo/keto reductase, which produces MKKRQLGHSDLYVTEMGLGCMSLGTEEKQAISIIHEAIDLGINFFDTADLYHYGLNEEFVGKALKGKRDQVILTTKVGNRWTSEKNGWSWDPSKTYIKTEVKESLRRLQTDYIDLYQLHGGTIEDPIEEIIEAFEELKQEGIIRHYGISSIRPNVIREYIKRSNIVSVLMEYSLLNRRPEEWFPLLQEHQISVIARGSLAKGLLTDDNERKVEKVKEKEYLSYSYPELTRTLTTIKEVTKERSLTETALQYCLHNPIVAAAIPGASSIQQLRENVQAYSKSSLTNEEYKQIQAAVKCDTYALHR; this is translated from the coding sequence ATGAAAAAACGCCAATTAGGACATTCAGATTTATATGTGACTGAGATGGGACTTGGCTGCATGTCTCTTGGTACAGAAGAAAAGCAAGCCATTTCTATTATTCATGAAGCAATCGATTTAGGAATAAACTTTTTTGATACAGCAGACTTATATCATTATGGACTAAATGAAGAATTTGTCGGAAAAGCTTTGAAAGGAAAACGTGATCAAGTTATTTTAACAACAAAAGTCGGAAATCGCTGGACATCCGAAAAAAATGGATGGTCTTGGGATCCTTCTAAAACTTATATAAAAACAGAAGTAAAAGAAAGCCTAAGACGCCTCCAAACCGATTATATTGATTTATATCAACTGCATGGAGGAACGATAGAAGATCCGATTGAGGAAATAATTGAAGCGTTTGAAGAGTTAAAACAAGAAGGAATCATCCGTCATTACGGTATCTCTTCTATTCGTCCAAATGTGATTCGCGAATATATAAAACGCTCTAATATCGTGAGTGTATTGATGGAATATAGCTTATTAAATCGCCGACCTGAAGAATGGTTTCCACTGCTTCAAGAACATCAAATTAGCGTTATTGCAAGAGGTTCACTTGCAAAAGGATTATTGACAGATGACAATGAGAGAAAAGTAGAAAAAGTGAAGGAAAAAGAGTACCTTTCTTATTCTTATCCTGAATTAACTCGCACTTTAACTACGATAAAAGAAGTTACGAAAGAACGTTCATTAACTGAAACTGCTCTTCAATATTGTTTACACAATCCGATTGTAGCAGCTGCCATTCCTGGTGCAAGCTCTATTCAACAATTGCGAGAAAATGTACAAGCCTATTCAAAAAGTTCATTAACGAATGAAGAATATAAACAAATCCAAGCTGCTGTAAAATGTGATACATATGCACTACATCGATAA
- a CDS encoding aldo/keto reductase, producing the protein MYIPTTTLHNGVKMPMLGLGVYKAKEGEEVKRAVKTALEIGYRSIDTAAVYENESGVGEAVRNSGIPREELFITTKVWNDYQGYEETLQAFEKSLEKLQMDYVDLYLIHWPVRGKYIDTYRALEKLYKEGKVRAIGVSNFHQHHLERLLANCHVKPMVNQVELHPMFAQFELRDFCQNKQIQMEAWSPLMRGREVFEHPIIQEIASKYNKTPAQIILRWDIQSGIVTIPKSVTPSRIKENFTIFDFSLTEDEMKQIDTLDCNVRIGTNPDKYDTM; encoded by the coding sequence ATGTATATTCCAACAACGACACTTCATAACGGTGTGAAAATGCCAATGCTTGGTTTAGGGGTATATAAAGCCAAAGAGGGAGAAGAAGTAAAACGAGCGGTAAAAACGGCTTTAGAAATTGGGTATCGTTCTATTGATACAGCGGCAGTATATGAAAATGAAAGCGGTGTCGGTGAAGCGGTTCGTAACTCGGGTATTCCGCGTGAAGAGTTATTTATTACAACAAAAGTATGGAATGATTATCAAGGATATGAAGAGACGCTTCAAGCGTTTGAAAAAAGTTTGGAAAAGTTACAAATGGATTATGTAGATTTATATTTAATTCACTGGCCAGTTAGAGGAAAGTATATCGATACATACCGAGCTCTAGAGAAGTTATATAAAGAAGGGAAAGTGCGAGCGATTGGAGTTTCTAATTTCCATCAACATCATTTAGAACGTCTTTTAGCCAACTGTCATGTGAAGCCGATGGTAAACCAAGTGGAGTTGCATCCAATGTTTGCGCAGTTTGAGTTGCGTGACTTTTGTCAAAACAAACAAATTCAAATGGAAGCGTGGAGCCCGTTAATGAGGGGGAGAGAAGTATTTGAGCATCCGATTATTCAAGAGATTGCTAGTAAATATAACAAAACACCTGCCCAAATTATTTTACGCTGGGATATTCAAAGTGGCATTGTAACCATTCCAAAGTCCGTTACACCATCTCGTATTAAAGAGAACTTTACGATCTTTGATTTTTCATTAACAGAAGATGAAATGAAACAAATTGATACATTAGATTGTAATGTACGTATTGGGACAAATCCTGATAAGTACGATACAATGTAA